Part of the Henckelia pumila isolate YLH828 chromosome 2, ASM3356847v2, whole genome shotgun sequence genome is shown below.
AAGTTGTTctttattttctaaaatttttttttccttcgatTGGTTCTAGGAAATGGCTCCCCGATCTCGAGCTAATATTCCTCTCCGCATGTCGCGACTAGCTTTGGAACACCAGAAAGCGGTGATACGACACGTTAGGATGAAACTGGAAGAAGAGAAGTTGATGAAACTCGCGATGCAGAAAGGAAGGGATTATCTAGAGAACAAAATGAAACTACAAGCTCAAGAGAAGGAGAAACTTGAGGAGCGCTATTCAGAGCTACTCGAAGATATCAGCACCAACCGAATCAAGGAGCTGGATTTGCGTGAAGATATGAAGCGCTATGTTTCTTATCTCACTCGGGCAGACTTGCAAGATGAGGAGAATAAGGAAAAAGTTAGAGCTGCTCAGCTTACCATCTCACAGCTTTTCGAAGTCAGCTCCAACCTCACAAAGCGAGCTGAAAAGTTAGAGGAGCAAAAACAGcaagttgtgaatgaatttgCCCAGTACCGCCAGCAAGCTAATGCTCGCATACAGCAACTAGAAGGAAACAATAGTGCGTTGTACGAGAAGAATGTTTCCTTATTTCAAGAGATTCAAGAGTTGCAGCAAGAAGAAGAACCTGAAGAAGAAGACCCTGTTGAAATAGAAATTGATGAAGGGCAAGGATTAGGAGAAGTCGTAGACTAGGCTAgattagtctagagttttgagACATCGTTCTTTTCCATTCTGCTGTTTACATTTATTTTGTCTTGTTGGAACTTGTTATCATGTTACTCAGTTTCTGTTTTCCTTACTTTTTGAGTCAGCTGTTTGCATGAACCTTTTTTATATTCGGGATTTTATTATCAATAAAACAATATTTCTCTTACTCGTCGAATTTGACTTCCATTATTTAACTATTATCTCTCACTATTATCTTTTCGCAACTATCAATCTGTTCTTAGAAAACTCTCGTGCGTTTGTAGGAAATGGAAAGAGGAGCGAGATGAGGTCGCAACCCCCGTTACAATCGCAACTGTGAAgataacaacaacaataacaatggGAAttcacctccacctccacctccaccatcGAGAGTCTCAGCCAAGCAGATATGATGGAGATAGTTACAATAGTGGCTACCACCCTCCAAGGTTTGGGCGGGACTCATCCGCCACCACCGCCACCTCCTGCTCAACATGGGACTAAGTATCACTATGAGTCCCTTAGGAAGAACAAGGCGCCAACCTTCGATGGGAGCTCTGATCCGGAAGTAGTTCAGAACTGGCTCAAAAACATGGAAACTCATCTCCGGTTACTTGAAATTCCGAAAGGAGTTAAGGTCGATGTAGTGACACCATTTTGGAGGACAAAGCAAGAAAGTGGTGGGAGGCTATTTCACCAGCAATGATGGTAGTAGGGCCGATTACGTGGCAGCAATTCCGGGATGCTTTTTCTGAAGCAGTACTTCCCGGTAGAAATCAAATTGCAAAAGTTGAACGAGTTTGAGAACTTTGTCCAAGCCACGGAGATGTCGGTGATGGAGTACACATCCAAGTTCAACTCCCTTGGAACGTATGTACCGACCGTCATGGCTGATGACACTTTGAAAATGCACCGTTACAAGAAGGGACTTAACAGTCGGATCCAGTCAGCCTTGGCAGTTTATCAAGCCACGACTTTTGTTGATCTAATGGGAGCAGCCATTAGAGCCGAGACTGATATCAAACGGCGTGAGGACGAGCAAAAAAATAAGAGACCCCTCTCGGTCTCAACCAACCAAAGTGGACAGAAATTCAAGAAGCCAAATCAATCTAGTGGCATCCAAGGGTTCGATTCCAACTGACGCAGCAATTAAGCTATACCCCATTTGCAACTTTCACCACCCCGGTGAATGTCGTAGAACCTTTGGTGCCTGCTTTAACTGTGGAATGATGGGACATCGCATTGCTGATTGCCCCGAGCCTAAGAAGGTGGGAATGGGATCAAACGTTGACGCCACCCCAGGCAAGCCGAAAGAGAACAAACCCAATGCTCGGGTGTTTGCCATCACTCAAGAGGAAGCTGATGATGCAAACGATGTCGTGGCAGGTACCATTCTGATCAATCAATTTCCTGCttatgtattgtttgattgcgGTGCCATGCATTCTTTTATATCCAAGATATTCTCTAAGAAGTCAAGGCTTGAACCTGAAATTCTTGTCGAACCTTATAGAGTAGCAACTCCTACTAGAAAAACTATTGAGACTCATAAGGTTCACCGAAACTGCAATATATGTATCAATAAGCATACTTTCGAAGCCAGCTTGATTCAACTCAATATGGTTGAATTCGATGCaattttgggtatggattggttaGCCAAGAACCATGCATTGGTCGATTGTAGAGAGAAGAACGTGAAGCTCCGGGTGCCGAACAAAAAGGAATTCGTCTTTCAAGGCAAAGACAAGGGAAAAAATCCCTCTTATCTGCTTCCCAAGCATGGAAATCCATGAAGAACGGTGAGAAAATTTACCTAGCTCTGATTAGAGAAGTAAAAGAAAGAGCCGAACTTAAACTGGAAGATATTCCAGTAGTGAAAGAATTTCCAGACGTCTTTCCTGAGGAATTACCTGGAACTGTTCCAGATAGGGAAGTAGAATTCGAAATTAATTTGGTACCAGATGTTGTACCAATCTCTAAAGCGccatatcgaatggcaccagctGAACTTAAGAAATTAAAGGATCAACTCCAAGAGTTGTTGgataagaaacaaatcagaCCAAGTGCTTCTTCGTGGGGAGCTCCTGTCTtgtttgtaaagaagaaagacaggagtatgagattgtgtattgactacaaAGAGTTGAACAagatcacaatcaagaacaaaTACCTCTTTCCAAGAATCGATGATCTTTTCGATCAACTCAAAGGAGCCACAGTTTTCTCCAAGCTTGACCTTCGATCACTGTACCACCAGCTGAAGGTCAAAGCTGAAGACGTCTCAAAGACAGcgttcagaacaaggtatggacactatgagttcaCAGTAATGCCATTCGgattgacaaatgctccagcggCATTTATGGACCTCATAAATAGAGTGTTCAAAACCTTTCTCGATAAATTTGTGGTGGTGTTTatcgatgacatccttgtgTATTCACCAAGTGAGGAAGACCACAAGGAACATCTTCGTCTCACCCTGCAGACACTTAGAGAAAGAGAGTTGTACGCAAAATTCAAgaaatgtgaattctggctcAAAAGTGTCACGTTCTTGGGCCATATCATCTCAGAGACCGGCGTGTCTGTGgatcccaagaaagtggaaaCAATCTCTGACTGACCCAGACCAAAGACAGTGACCGAGATTCGGAGCTTTTTAggtttagcaggttattatcgaaaGTTTTTTGAAGGATTCTCCTCTATAGATATACCTCTCACCAAACTCACACAAAAAAATTCTAAGTTTAACTGGAATGATGATTGTGAGAAAAGCTTCGAGACTCTGAAAAAGAGACTTGCGTCTACCCCAGTGTTGATACTATCGGAAGAAGGCAAAGACTTTGCCATTTATAGTGACGCATCTAAAGGAGGTTTAGGATGTGTGCTCATGCAAGATGGAAGAGTAATTGCTTATGCTTCAAGGCAATTAAAACCatatgagcagaactacccaaCTCATGACCTCGAATTGGCCGCCGTAGTGTTCGCACTAAAAATTTGGAGGCACTACCTCTACGGTTCcgagtgcaagattttcactgaccATCAAAgcctcaagtatttgttcactcagaaagagttaaacatgaggcagaggagatggatagaactgttgaaggattacgacttgaccattagctaccatccgggtaagacAAATAAAGTGGCTGATGCTTTAAGTCGAAAGGATATGAGTAAAATGATATTGGCGTCAGTCTCGATCCAACCATGTCTTAGAGAGACAGTCAAATTAAATCAAGATCGAGATCCcttattgtgagacctcggttctaaacaactaatcttggattagacaacaattaagcatacaagatccaagatcaaaggcaaaagaaatttttttttttttaaagtatgtgcgctcgggcggtcaaaaaccgccgctcgagcgctCCCTGATGTCCAGTGCTACTGGACTGCTTCgactggggtgcgctcgggctgctaaaaactgcagctcgggcgcccccctgcagcagaaacagaacagaaaAGCTGGGCAACTCATTCCAAAAGCTCTTCCACACATCAAACTCAAAGTCATACATTAAAACGCAACTCAAAACATTAATACACATGCATACtccaatacaaggtagttctaaagttatacaatctcgaactaatagaacatgctttcgtctagcttattcaatacaaaacaagttcaaatacaatctaagttcgattacatattcgacttctaaacaacaaggcctcatgtctatcatctcaaccacctatccatgctgcctctgactcggtcctgccccacctgttgccaagcacacatacaaagacaagacaacagccggataatccggtgagaataatattcccagtaaaagagacaacatgcaatatcaaataagtatTTCAAACGAAATACATCGACTTCCAATTAATCAATTATCAACCATGCaaattccacaagcatgtctaaaactcaattcatatgcataaatgcaatgcatgtctttaaaatctgggattataaagtcggataatcaaaacatttcagcttttgcttttgggatcccgaggacgagatcacgtaaacgactcaccgactctcccaatcgaggtagtgctacgtatctccatcctctagactttggtgcaactataaggagtatgctagcactaggcgaaacggcTACAcgcaggccactcacaatataattcccaaaacgtctatcataaaagggccgtcctgcccgctactcaaatcaaggattcatgtttaagatgaatgcaattcaaaacataactcaaataattcaaataatcaaataatatgcaagtatgtgattcttcggaacactcgaatcaagtcggattcgaatcacacgttccattccagtctaagtcatcttatacctcttttcaacaacgtcgatgctccaaacctgaaaacaacatcgatacaagaattccaaatcaaaattccattccaaataaagttcaacgataaagataattcaattcaacttccgaggatggatcaactcgataccaaacctcgatcaactcttcaacgattcgaaagttgccaattcggaactccacgatcttcaactaatctgcggagataaaatcaatccaataacaatccattcaaaacgagcaactcccaaaaactcaaacgaatctccaatttccgaaatctcaaaccggcggcataacggctatgaattcaactaaccgaaaatgcaaacaacataatatcactctaagcaactcatatcaatcaacattcaaccaaaacaatacaattccaacaaatcacaaaactcactttttcgaaaaacccttcaaaaattcataacaattccaaacgtcgctctatctcaaaaccgacagataataaacgatcagaactctgtcgagaacaacatactcgaatctagaacgattatAACAACATCAAAAAACTAGAATgcatccgatcgtagaaaaatttacgatataacgaagctctctcagccgtgatcgctaatctgccttcagaaataatttctaacggacggatcgacaaaatcggagaattccaaagcttgaag
Proteins encoded:
- the LOC140879249 gene encoding uncharacterized protein yields the protein MGHRIADCPEPKKVGMGSNVDATPGKPKENKPNARVFAITQEEADDANDVVAGTILINQFPAYVLFDCGAMHSFISKIFSKKSRLEPEILVEPYRVATPTRKTIETHKVHRNCNICINKHTFEASLIQLNMVEFDAILGMDWLAKNHALVDCREKNVKLRVPNKKEFVFQGKDKGKNPSYLLPKHGNP